TAAAAAGGGAAATTTCTCAACGTTACGATCTGAAAGGAACAGATACTGTAGTTGATTTAGATAAAGAAAATATATTTATAACTACTAACAGTGAACTAACTTTAAATGCTGTGCAGGACATAATTAGACAGAAGGCAATAAAAAGAAACTTATCTCTAAAAATCTTTGACTACGGTGAAATTGAGACTGTTAGCGGTAATAGAGTAAAACAGACAATTCTATTAAAAGAAGGGATTAAGCAAGAAATAGCAAAAAAAATCAGTAAAGATATCAGAGGTCAAATAAAAAAAATTAATGTCAGTATCAATGGAGAAACCCTAAGAGTTTCTAGTAAGAGTAAAAATGACCTTCAATTAGCAATAAAGCTTGTTAGTGAATTTGAAGAGTCTTTGAACATTCCTCTAAAAGCTAACAACTTTCGATAAAGTCTTTAGTAAGATTATTTTTAAAATATGGCAGATTATTCAGAATCTCTCATTAAATCATTAATTGATAAAGTAAAAAAATATCCTCGTTTTTCAAGAGATGAATTAGAGAAATTTTGTTGGATGGCAGTTCATGAACATAAGCATGGCGTGTTACCTTCTGAATAT
This region of Prochlorococcus marinus str. GP2 genomic DNA includes:
- a CDS encoding YajQ family cyclic di-GMP-binding protein, producing the protein MAESFSFDVVSNFDRQELVNALDQVKREISQRYDLKGTDTVVDLDKENIFITTNSELTLNAVQDIIRQKAIKRNLSLKIFDYGEIETVSGNRVKQTILLKEGIKQEIAKKISKDIRGQIKKINVSINGETLRVSSKSKNDLQLAIKLVSEFEESLNIPLKANNFR